The genomic stretch ATAAGGAGGATTAAGACATGGAGCAATTTACAAAATTAGTGTCTCAACAATTAGAAACGATGGACCAACTTTTGTTTTTACAATCAGAAATAGAACGCTGTCAACAAATTGAAGAAGAGCTCATTAAACTACAGGCAGAAGCAAAGCTGGATTGTATTCGCAACGAAATTAGCGAGATGAAGCAAAAGCTCAAAGAAATTCAGCAAACTTTCGAGGTACAAACAGAAGAGATTATCTCTTCATATAAAAAAGATTCCCACTATCCCGTATCTCGTTAAAGGAAAGCTGTACCTCTCTTTTTAAAGGATGTTTCCTTACTAAAAAGAGAGGTACAGCTTTTTTATTCAACAAGAACCATATCACATTTGTTTTAAAATAGAAGAGAAACCGTTATAATAAATAGGAGAGGACAAGGTATATACGAAACAAGGTCACTGTTTAAAAAGCAGATATGTTACCGCTTTGATAAGAGCATCAATGGTTTTAACTAACAGGAGTAATAACATATAAGAATAGGCTGTGACCACTTAAAAGCGTACGTGAGGTAATTGTGATAGTCAAAATGAAAGTAGGGAGTGGAGATGGGATTTCCAATGGAAGGAGAAACAATTCAAATACACAGTTATAAGCATGATGGCAAGCTGCATCGTGTGTGGGATCAGACGACGGTTTTAAAATCGACAAGTAGCCTGATGATTGGAGGAAACGATCGAACGGTCGTAACAGAGTCAGACGGTAGAACGTGGATTACAAGAGAGCCAGCCATCTGCTATTTCCATTCACAGTATTGGTTTAACGTGATTGGAATGATTCGTGAAGATGGCATTTATTATTATTGCAATATTAGTTCACCATTTACGCATGACGAAGAAGCGCTGAAGTACATTGACTATGATTTAGATATTAAAGTATACCCAGATATGACCTATACGCTTCTAGATGAAGATGAGTACGAAAAACATCGCAAAGAGATGAATTACCCAGAAGCGGTAGATCGTATTTTACATACTCATGTTGAGCATTTAAAGACCTGGATTCGCCAACGCAAGGGACCGTTTGCACCAGAGTTTATCGATACGTGGTATGAGCGTTTTTTAACATATCGACATGCATAAGCGCACGGATATAAGCGTCATTATAGGATCTAGAAATTTGACCTATATGATGCTTTTTTATGTTGAATAATGAAGTGTAAAAGCCGTATATGAAAGTGTACGGAATGTTACATTATAAAAGAAACTTAGTAGACATAGCTAAGAAGGAGGAGAGAACAAGTGGGAAGCATCAAGCGATATATGGAATTTGTAAAGCCATATAAGTGGCAAATTGTTGGAACAGTTTTAATTGGTGTGATAAAGTTTTCGATTCCACTATTAATCCCACTGCTGTTAAAATACGTACTTGACGATGTTATTGGTTCAGATACATTATCAGACAGTGAAAAAATAAAGCAGTTGTTGATGATCATGGGTGGTTCTTTCTTTGTCTTTTTAATTTTACGCCCTCCGGTTGAATATTATCGTCAATATTATGCGCAGTGGGTATCAAGTAAAGTATTGTATGATATTCGAAATCAACTGTTTGATCACATTCAAAAGCTTAGCCTTCGTTATTATTCTAATACGCGCGTAGGTGAAATCATCTCCCGTGTTATTAACGATGTAGAGCAAACGAAAAATTTCGTCATTACGGGTTTAATGAACGTTTGGCTTGATATGTTCACCATAGTGATTGCTATTATTATTATGTTTACAATGAATGTACAGCTAACGTTGGTATCTATCATTTTACTACCATTATACGCGCTATCCGTTAGATATTTTTATGGTAGGCTCCGTCAGTTAACTCGTGTACGCTCCCAAGCACTAGCTGAAGTACAAGGACATTTACATGAGCGGGTACAGGGGATTTCAGTTATTCGAAGCTTTGCGATTGAAAATCATGAACAAGCGCAGTTCGATGACCAGAACCGTAATTTTTTACAAAAAGCAATCGATCATACGAATTGGAATGCTAAGACATTTGCAGTGGTAAATACAATTACGGACTTAGCCCCATTAATTGTTATTGCATTTGCTGGTTATCAGGTTATTAACGGAAGTTTATCGATTGGTACCATGGTAGCGTTTATAGGTTATATTGACCGATTATATAATCCGCTGCGTCGACTTGTGAATTCGTCAACAACGTTAACACAATCCGTTGCTTCTATGGACCGAATGTTTGAATTTATTGATGAGCAGTATGATATTGTCGATTCACCCAATGCAAAAGATTCGCTAGAGATTAAGGGAGCAGTCAAGTTTAATAACGTTTCATTTGCGTATGAAGAAGATGAATATATCCTGCATGATATTAACTTGGATGTTGAACAAGGTAAATCCGTAGCGTTCGTAGGAATGAGTGGCGGCGGTAAGTCAACCATCATCAGTCTTATTCCACGCTTTTACGATGTATCTTCTGGAGAGATTTTAATTGATGGTGTAAACGTAAAAGATTATCAAACAAAAAATCTCCGTGATCAGATAGGAATTGTCTTGCAGGATACAGTACTATTTAGTGATACTATTCGCAACAATATTTTATTAGGAAAACCGGGTGCCACAGATGAAGACGTTGTAGCAGCTGCGAAAGCTGCTAACGCGCATGACTTTATCATGAAGTTGCCCCATGGTTATGATACGAAAGTGGGAGAAAGAGGAATGAAGCTTTCAGGCGGGCAAAAGCAACGGGTTTCCATTGCTCGCGTATTCTTGAAAAATCCACCGATTTTAATTTTTGATGAAGCCACATCTGCACTGGACTTAGAAAGCGAACATTATATTCAAGAAACCCTTGAAAAGCTTGCTAAGGAACGAACGACGTTTATCGTGGCGCATCGCTTGTCAACGATTACACATGTAGATGAAATTGTACTCGTTCAGGATGGAAAAGTAATCGAACAAGGCTCTCATGGAGAGCTAATGAAGAAAAAAGGATATTACTATGATTTGTTTACTGTACAGCAGTTGGGACAAAATTAAAAGCCAGGTAGGGATACCTGGCTTTTTTTAATCTTGTTCTCGCTCATGATTAATTTCAAGTGCATTGTCTTCCTTGTGGTAATTGTGGAAGCTATCGATTAAGCGGTCTAAATGCTCTAGCTCTTCACTGTATTCAATGATACTTGCGATGAGAGGGAATAAGTGATAAAGCATCTTATTATCTTCGTCATCTTCAAGAAGCTTATATTTCATAAATGCATCAATTAATGCGCGCTTTTTTGTATACGCTTCTGTTGGTACGGATGTTGTTAATTGAACTTTTAGTTTACCAATAAATTTTAACAGGGCCTGCTCGTGATACATCAGTAAGCATTCCATTTCAGATTTAATGAGGTTCTGAAACGACTGTGGCATGTGCTGAATATCATTTTCAAGACGATGCAACTGCTTTAATGTTTTAAGAGCATGGGATGTTGTTGTAATCATTTGGCGAAAAAGCACAAGTTTTCGAGACTTTACGAATACTTTTCTCTTTGAATACGTTCGCTCTTCTTTATAGAAATCAAAAAGTTGATTCGCTTTTGTTAGTTGATCTTTGATTTTCTCAATGTCTTCTTTTAAGAGCGTATATTCAGAAGCATGATAAATATTCATACGAATCCACTTAATAATTTCTTCAGTTGTACCAACGATTTTATAATAAAGCTTTGTTTCATACTTTGGTGGTAAAAAGATTAAGTTTACAATAAATGCTGAAAAGACACCTAATAAGACGGTTGCAAAGCGGATAACTGCAAACTGCACAAAATCATCGCTAGGGCTTTCCATAATAGCAATAACGGTTACCAGCGCAAGGCCAATTGTATTGCCGATTTTTAGCTTTAAATTAAGCGTAATTACCATAACAGCCGTTAAACCGATAATAAACGGATGTGTGCCGAATAAAAGTCCAAACCCAACTGCTAGTAACGCTCCGATGACATTAGCTTGAATTTGCTCTAACACTGTCAAATACGAGCGATAAATTGAAGGCTGAATAGCAAAAACTGCTGCGATTGCCGCGAATGTAGGTGATGGCAGATTGAGCAATTCAGCGACTAACAATGAAAGTGTAATGGCAATTCCCGTTTTTAAAATGCGGGCACCAAGTTTCATGCTTTCATAGTCCTTTCTGTACATAAGATTTTGATAAAATCAATAAAAGCTTCTTTATAGTATACATAACCCATCTCGAATTATATAAACAATAACATACTATACAAGGTTTGCATGTGGATATCAAGAGGAAGGAATAAGAAAAATCCCGTTAAATAACGGGATTTTTCGACAAGTATTTTTACGTTCGAGTAGTTTACAAGAAAATAAAGACTTATAATTCTTTGCTTAGTTGCTCAAAAGTTTTTTCTACAGCTTTTAACGTCATGCGAATATCTTTTTCTGTATGTTCTGTTGTTAAGAACCAAGCTTCATATTTAGAAGGAGCTAAATTGATACCTTGATGAAGCATGAGCTTGAAGAATTTTGCAAACAATTCACCGTCTGTATTTTCAGCTTGTTCGTAGTTAGTGACTGTTTCTGTTGTGAAATAAAGTGTTAACGCACCTTTTAAACGGTTGATAGTAATTGGCATTTTATATGTACGAGCATGTTTTAAAATACCTTCTTCAAGCATCGCACCAAGCTTGTCCATCTTGTCGTATACGCCTTCTTCTTTTAAGATTTCTAAACACGCAATTCCAGAAAGCATGGAAGCAGGATTTCCAGCCATTGTTCCAGCTTGGTAAGCGGGACCTAGGGGAGCAACTTTTTCCATAATTTCTTGTTTACCGCCGTATGCTCCAATTGGAAGGCCTCCACCGATAATTTTTCCTAATGCTGTTAAGTCTGGTGTCACGCCAAGTAAGTCTTGGGCACCCCCATACATGAATCGGAAAGCAGTGATGACTTCATCATAAATAACAAGTGCACCTGCTGCATGTGTTAGTTCATTTACTTGTTCTAAAAAGCCTGGGTGTGGCTCAACAATTCCAAAATTCCCTACGATTGGCTCGACAAGAACACCAGCAATTTGGTCTCCCCATTTTTCTAAAGCTTCTTTAAATGGTTCAATGTCATTAAATGGAACGGTAATAACTTCGTTAGCAATGCTTTTTGGTACGCCTGCTGAGTCTGGTGTGCCGAGTGTTGAAGGACCAGATCCTGCTGCTACAAGCACAAGGTCTGAGTGTCCATGGTAGCAACCAGCAAATTTAATAATTTTGTCGCGGCCTGTATATGCTCGCGCTACGCGGATCGTTGTCATTACAGCTTCGGTTCCAGAGTTGACAAAGCGGACTTTATCCATGGCAGGCATCGCTTCTTTTAACATCTTTGCAAATTTTACTTCATGAGCAGTCGGAGTACCGTATAATACTCCTGTTTCCGCTGCGTGGGTAATTGCCTTTGTGATATGAGGGTGAGCATGACCAGTGATGATTGGGCCGTATGCTGCTAAATAATCAATATATTTATTCCCATCAACATCCCAAAAATAAGCACCCTTTGCTTTTTCCATTGCAACTGGTGAACCGCCACCTACTGCTTTATATGAACGAGACGGACTGTTTACACCGCCGACAATATGTTGAAGTGCTTCTCCGTGAAGCTGTTCTGATTTCGTAAACTGCATAATATGCCTCCTAAAGTATAATTCCACGTTCTATTCTATCAAACTTATTTGTTTCTTGAAAAACATTGTAGAAGGTGTATGATAGAAAACTGTGCATGAGCAATTTAAATAAGTAGATAAAACTAGTTAAATAGATGGAGGAAACGAGATGAAAAATGCAATTGAGGTAAAGGGATTGCGAAAAGAATTTAAGGCTTATTCGAGTCGCTCCGGCTTAAAGGGTGCGTTTCGTGATTTATTTACACGAAATTATAAAGTGCTAAGAGCTGTAAATGATATTTCGTTTACAGTCAAACAAGGTGAGATGGTTGGATACATCGGAGAGAATGGAGCAGGAAAATCGACAACCATTAAAATGCTGACGGGGATTTTAACACCAACTGACGGTGAAATTCAAGTGAACGGAATGAATCCTCACAAAGAGCGTGAACAGTTTACCCGTACCATTGGGGTAGTATTTGGCCAGCGCTCACAGCTTTGGTGGGATATTGCGGTGCAAGAGTCGTTCCGTCTATTAAAAAAAGTATATAAAGTATCAGATGAAGATTATAACAATCATATGGAGCACGTTATTCGAACCCTGGATATTGGTCCATTATTAGATAAGCCGGTGAGAAAGCTATCTCTTGGTCAACGAATGCGATGTGAATTGGCGGCAGCGCTTATTCATAACCCACCGCTACTTTTTTTAGATGAGCCAACTATTGGATTAGATGTGTTAGTGAAACTCAAAATTCGTCAGTTTCTAAAAGAAATTAACGAAAAATACAATACAACAATCCTATTAACAACGCATGATTTAGCTGACATTGAAGCCTTATGTGAACGTGTTGTGATGTTGGATGAAGGAAACATTATTTATGATGGTTCGCTACAAAAGCTACGCTCTAACTGGGGAGATATGAAACAGGTTATATTTGAATTCACAAAAGAACCACTCCAAGAGCAGTTGCATTTAATTACACAGGGATTGCCTGTTACGTGGGTAAGGGGAGACCGCCTCAACAGCTGGGTTGCTAATCTTGAAAACAAAGGGGATAGTATGTCGCAGCTGATTGCTAAGGTCGCTGCTAAATATGAAATTGCTGATTTGAGTATTCACGAAATTTCAACTGAAGAAGTTATTCGTAACATCTATGAAGAAGGTGTTGTGAATGGATAAGTATATTGAAATGATACGCATTCGCTTTTTAATGATGCTTGCGTATCGAACAAATTACTACAGCGGTATTTTAATTTATGCCATTAATATTGGAGCTTATTATTTTTTATGGTCTGCAATTTATGGAGGGAAAGAAAATATTCAAGGGCTGTCAATGACTCAGATGACGACATATGTAGCTGTTTCCTGGATGGCACGTGCTTTTTATTTTAACAACATTGATCGTGAGATGGCCATGGAAATTAAAGATGGGAAAGTAGCAGTTGAATTAATTAAGCCTTATAACTATCTTGGAATGAAAATGATGCAGGGGCTTGGAGAAGGGATTTTTAGGCTTTTATTCTTTTCAATTCCTGGAATGGTGATTGTATGGTTTTTATTCCCTATCGATTTATCAGGTCACGTACAGACATGGATTTATTTTAGTTTTTCAATTATCTTTAGCTTTATTGTAAATACTCAAATTAACTTATTAACTGGAATTACGACATTTTTCTTGTTTAATAATGATGGATTAATTCGAGCAAAGCGCGTTGTCATTGATTTGTTTTCAGGACTTTTATTACCGATTAGCTTTTATCCTCTTTGGGCACAAGACTTAATGGGTTATCTGCCTTTTCAAGCAATCAGCTATATTCCAAGCATGATCTTTACAGAAGGCTTCACGAGGAGTGAAGTGGTAGCTGCATTGATAACACAGCTCATTTGGTCATTGCTTTTATTTGTTCCCATCGTCTTTCTATGGAATTTTGCAAAGAAAAAGATGGTTATCCAAGGAGGGTGAAAAATGTTTTATTTTTCTATGTTCTTTCAATACATCAGCCAATACATGAAAACTAGGCTCCAATATCGAGCTGACATGGTAGTGGAACTTTTATCTGATTTGCTGTTTCAAGCAGTAAACTTAATCTTTATTTTAGTTGTATTTGGTCATACGCAATTTTTAAACGGTTGGTCCCGAGAAGAAATTATCTTTATTTATGGATTTTTCTTAGTACCTTTTGCAGTCTTTTCTTCATTTTTTAATATTTGGGACTTTAATGAGCGCTATATTGTTAAAGGTGAAATGGATCGCATCTTAACTAGGCCTATCCACAGCTTGTTTCAAGTTATTTTAGAAAGAATGGAATTAGAGTCTTTGTTTGGAGCAATCACTGGGGTAGCTGTGATGATTTATGCAGGCTCCATTTTAAATCTTTCGTTTGCTTGGTATGACTTTTTCATCTTCATTCTATTTGTGCTTGGCGGAGCGTTAGTATATGCAGGAATTTTTATTGCACTTGCAAGCATCGGCTTTTGGTCAGACGCTCGGACGTCTATTATGCCAACAATGTATAACATTGGAAATTATGGGCGCTATCCTGTTGATATCTATAATAATGTCATTCGTTATGTACTAACATGGATTTTACCGTTCGCTTTTGTTGGTGTATACCCAGCGGCTTATTTCTTAGGTAGAGAAGAATGGTACGGTTATGCATTTTTAACCCCGGTTATGGGAATTATCTTTTTTACTCTAGCTATTGTCCTATGGAATGTTGGTGTGAAAAGGTATCGAGGAGCAGGCAATTGATGCCTGCTTTTTTTGTGTTATTGAATAGTAATGAGTAGGGAAGGGACAACGTATAGTAATACAAGAACTTTTTTACTTAAAGGAGTATCTGTATGACGGTTTCGTTGATTCTAGTCATTGTGTTTCTAATGGTAGGAAGTATGAAATTTTTGTTTGAAAGAGAGCTGGGTGAATTTCATTTCTTCTCACTTGGGCACTTTTTTGTTTTACTTTATTCATATTTAACGGTTTTACTTGGCTTTAGCTTAATCTACACAGTTTGTGAAATGAGTAATATAGAAGTAATTAGCGGAGGGTTTTACCATCAAGAACACTATTTTTATACATTGTTTAACAGTATGTATTTTAGTGCCATTACCCTGTTTTCTGTAGGGTATGGCGATATGTATCCCGTTGGCATTGGAAAGATGTTTGCGACTATTGAAGCGTTAATTGGATATATGATGCCAGCTGTTTTTGTGATTCGTACTGTAAGTCGAAACGAGAAAGCTTAAAGTTGTCTTAAATCGCGAAATTGGTTACCCTATACTAAAAGAGAACTGTATTAAAGGAGCGATATAAGATGACAGTAACTGTAGGTGAAGTAGCACCAGATTTTAAACTAGCAGCTAACAATGGAGAAGAGGTAGGTTTATCTGACTATAAAGGTCAAAATATTGTACTTTACTTTTATCCCAAAGATATGACGCCTGGCTGTACGACGGAAGCGTGTGATTTCAGAGATGCTCATCAAGAATTTGCAGATTTAGATGCCGTTATCTTGGGCGTAAGTCCAGATCCAATCGACAAACATCAAAAGTTTATTGATAAACACGGACTACCATTTTTATTATTAGCCGACGAAGATCACCAAGTTGCCGAGGCATATGGCGTATGGAAGTTAAAAAAGAACTTTGGAAAAGAGTACATGGGCATCGAGCGTTCGACGTTCATTATTAACAAAGACGGTGAAATTGCGAAAGAGTATCGTAAAGTGCGTGTGAAAGACCACGTAGCAGAAGCTTTGCACTTTATTAAAGAGAATTTAGTATAATTAAGGCATTCGTCTATAGCAAAATCTTTTGTTGTGCGTATGATAACAGTGTAGGGCATACCTCCTCAGGTGTTACGATATAAAACGCGACTTAGATAGTCGCGTTTTTTTTTGCGGAATGAACGAGAAGCTGTTTAAAAATAATATATAGTAGGAATCGCTAATGAGATTGACAAAGTGAAGCAGTAAGAGTTACACTAATTGTA from Bacillus sp. 1780r2a1 encodes the following:
- a CDS encoding aromatic acid exporter family protein, which encodes MKLGARILKTGIAITLSLLVAELLNLPSPTFAAIAAVFAIQPSIYRSYLTVLEQIQANVIGALLAVGFGLLFGTHPFIIGLTAVMVITLNLKLKIGNTIGLALVTVIAIMESPSDDFVQFAVIRFATVLLGVFSAFIVNLIFLPPKYETKLYYKIVGTTEEIIKWIRMNIYHASEYTLLKEDIEKIKDQLTKANQLFDFYKEERTYSKRKVFVKSRKLVLFRQMITTTSHALKTLKQLHRLENDIQHMPQSFQNLIKSEMECLLMYHEQALLKFIGKLKVQLTTSVPTEAYTKKRALIDAFMKYKLLEDDEDNKMLYHLFPLIASIIEYSEELEHLDRLIDSFHNYHKEDNALEINHEREQD
- a CDS encoding ABC-2 family transporter protein gives rise to the protein MFYFSMFFQYISQYMKTRLQYRADMVVELLSDLLFQAVNLIFILVVFGHTQFLNGWSREEIIFIYGFFLVPFAVFSSFFNIWDFNERYIVKGEMDRILTRPIHSLFQVILERMELESLFGAITGVAVMIYAGSILNLSFAWYDFFIFILFVLGGALVYAGIFIALASIGFWSDARTSIMPTMYNIGNYGRYPVDIYNNVIRYVLTWILPFAFVGVYPAAYFLGREEWYGYAFLTPVMGIIFFTLAIVLWNVGVKRYRGAGN
- a CDS encoding ABC transporter ATP-binding protein/permease produces the protein MGSIKRYMEFVKPYKWQIVGTVLIGVIKFSIPLLIPLLLKYVLDDVIGSDTLSDSEKIKQLLMIMGGSFFVFLILRPPVEYYRQYYAQWVSSKVLYDIRNQLFDHIQKLSLRYYSNTRVGEIISRVINDVEQTKNFVITGLMNVWLDMFTIVIAIIIMFTMNVQLTLVSIILLPLYALSVRYFYGRLRQLTRVRSQALAEVQGHLHERVQGISVIRSFAIENHEQAQFDDQNRNFLQKAIDHTNWNAKTFAVVNTITDLAPLIVIAFAGYQVINGSLSIGTMVAFIGYIDRLYNPLRRLVNSSTTLTQSVASMDRMFEFIDEQYDIVDSPNAKDSLEIKGAVKFNNVSFAYEEDEYILHDINLDVEQGKSVAFVGMSGGGKSTIISLIPRFYDVSSGEILIDGVNVKDYQTKNLRDQIGIVLQDTVLFSDTIRNNILLGKPGATDEDVVAAAKAANAHDFIMKLPHGYDTKVGERGMKLSGGQKQRVSIARVFLKNPPILIFDEATSALDLESEHYIQETLEKLAKERTTFIVAHRLSTITHVDEIVLVQDGKVIEQGSHGELMKKKGYYYDLFTVQQLGQN
- a CDS encoding glutamate-1-semialdehyde 2,1-aminomutase, whose amino-acid sequence is MQFTKSEQLHGEALQHIVGGVNSPSRSYKAVGGGSPVAMEKAKGAYFWDVDGNKYIDYLAAYGPIITGHAHPHITKAITHAAETGVLYGTPTAHEVKFAKMLKEAMPAMDKVRFVNSGTEAVMTTIRVARAYTGRDKIIKFAGCYHGHSDLVLVAAGSGPSTLGTPDSAGVPKSIANEVITVPFNDIEPFKEALEKWGDQIAGVLVEPIVGNFGIVEPHPGFLEQVNELTHAAGALVIYDEVITAFRFMYGGAQDLLGVTPDLTALGKIIGGGLPIGAYGGKQEIMEKVAPLGPAYQAGTMAGNPASMLSGIACLEILKEEGVYDKMDKLGAMLEEGILKHARTYKMPITINRLKGALTLYFTTETVTNYEQAENTDGELFAKFFKLMLHQGINLAPSKYEAWFLTTEHTEKDIRMTLKAVEKTFEQLSKEL
- a CDS encoding ABC-2 family transporter protein, which gives rise to MDKYIEMIRIRFLMMLAYRTNYYSGILIYAINIGAYYFLWSAIYGGKENIQGLSMTQMTTYVAVSWMARAFYFNNIDREMAMEIKDGKVAVELIKPYNYLGMKMMQGLGEGIFRLLFFSIPGMVIVWFLFPIDLSGHVQTWIYFSFSIIFSFIVNTQINLLTGITTFFLFNNDGLIRAKRVVIDLFSGLLLPISFYPLWAQDLMGYLPFQAISYIPSMIFTEGFTRSEVVAALITQLIWSLLLFVPIVFLWNFAKKKMVIQGG
- a CDS encoding ATP-binding cassette domain-containing protein, translating into MKNAIEVKGLRKEFKAYSSRSGLKGAFRDLFTRNYKVLRAVNDISFTVKQGEMVGYIGENGAGKSTTIKMLTGILTPTDGEIQVNGMNPHKEREQFTRTIGVVFGQRSQLWWDIAVQESFRLLKKVYKVSDEDYNNHMEHVIRTLDIGPLLDKPVRKLSLGQRMRCELAAALIHNPPLLFLDEPTIGLDVLVKLKIRQFLKEINEKYNTTILLTTHDLADIEALCERVVMLDEGNIIYDGSLQKLRSNWGDMKQVIFEFTKEPLQEQLHLITQGLPVTWVRGDRLNSWVANLENKGDSMSQLIAKVAAKYEIADLSIHEISTEEVIRNIYEEGVVNG
- the bcp gene encoding thioredoxin-dependent thiol peroxidase, encoding MTVTVGEVAPDFKLAANNGEEVGLSDYKGQNIVLYFYPKDMTPGCTTEACDFRDAHQEFADLDAVILGVSPDPIDKHQKFIDKHGLPFLLLADEDHQVAEAYGVWKLKKNFGKEYMGIERSTFIINKDGEIAKEYRKVRVKDHVAEALHFIKENLV
- a CDS encoding potassium channel family protein, translating into MTVSLILVIVFLMVGSMKFLFERELGEFHFFSLGHFFVLLYSYLTVLLGFSLIYTVCEMSNIEVISGGFYHQEHYFYTLFNSMYFSAITLFSVGYGDMYPVGIGKMFATIEALIGYMMPAVFVIRTVSRNEKA
- a CDS encoding DUF402 domain-containing protein, which translates into the protein MGFPMEGETIQIHSYKHDGKLHRVWDQTTVLKSTSSLMIGGNDRTVVTESDGRTWITREPAICYFHSQYWFNVIGMIREDGIYYYCNISSPFTHDEEALKYIDYDLDIKVYPDMTYTLLDEDEYEKHRKEMNYPEAVDRILHTHVEHLKTWIRQRKGPFAPEFIDTWYERFLTYRHA